CGGATCAAGGCTGTACAGGCTTGTCGAAACGGTCCAGGTCAAAATAACGACTGGTACTGCCCGACGAAGCGGGCTTGGAGCTTGAGCTATCCGCTGCAGGAGCGGGTTCTGGTTCTACCGTCACCGTTTGCACCCGATTCAGATCGGGCTGTTCGACCCGCTCTGGTACGCCGTATGTCTGTACCGCTCCCCCTGAATAAGTCCCCGCTGCAGCAGGCGCAGAGGCTGCTTTGCGTGCGACGGCCTGATCCAGGTAGCTGGCCAATTGTTCATGATTCGCCGAACGAGCCCAGTCTGCCGGACTCAAACCTTGGGCATTTTGCATACTCGGATCCGCACCCGCTGCCAATAACACATCGACTACAGCCCGTTTGCCCGACAAGGCAGCCATCATCAAGGGACTGGTCCCATCAGGTGCAGGCGCATTCACAATCGCTTTCTGAGACAGCAGATAGCGTACCGTCTCCTCGTGCCCTTTGGAGGCGGCATAGTGCAAAGGCGACCAGCCCACCCGATTCACTTGGCCACCTCGCGCTTGCAGATCACGCAAACGAGCGGTTTCCCCCATCAGCGCCAGATACATCATGGGGGTCTCGCGGGTCTCGTTCTCGATATTCACATTGGTTTGGCGATTGGCCAGCAAGGTGTCCACCACTTTCCAGGACTTGTTGCGGATCGCCAGCATCAAAGAGGGATTGCCCTTGGAGTCCACCGCATTGGGGTTCGCCCCTTTGATGAACTCCTGCTCGATGATATTGGAACGATCATTTTCCAGCGCCAAATACCAGTTCCGGCTTTCCAGCTCCTGTTCCTGCGCCGACACGGGGGCTGACAAGAGCAAGGCCAGTGGAAGCATCATGGAAAGGATGGTTTTATTAGGTATTTTTCTTTTAAAAATCATGTTATTAAATCCTTTTCATAAAGTACTTTATCAGGTTATGAAAGTACAAATGGCTGCTGCTTCAAGCGTTGCTCTTCCGTAATCAAGACGGCAACATTTAGCTATAAACAACTTCAAGAACAATCAATAAACTCTTGATTATTAATACAAATTAGCCTTTTAAAGCCAGTTTTCACCTGAACCAAAAGACGAAAAAAATTACGTAAATTTCTATTTTTATGTCTAAAATCAAACAATTAGATAGAAATCTTAAAGCAATAAATTAACTTTAAATTGCTTTTTTACAAGGTACTGAATCCGAACTAAGACGGACTCTACAGCTTCACAAAAACCTCTAAATGAAATTAACTTAAAGCTGTACCTTACTGAATAATCTGAAGAAATTCTCCGTGCTGGCCTCTTCTACTTCCTTAACTGAGATCCCACGAAGCTCCGCAATCTTCTCGGCCACATGAATGACCAGGGAAGGATTATTGGTTTTGCCACGATACGGTACAGGAGCCAAAAACGGCGAGTCTGTTTCGATCAGCAAGCGATCCAGCGGCACTCGCTGTGCCACCTCTTGCAGCTGAATCGCGTTCTTGAAGGTCACAATCCCGGAAAAAGAAATATAAAAATTCAGATCCAACGCCGCTTGTGCCACTTCCCAGGTTTCCGTGAAACAGTGCATCACGCCCCCGGCAATCTGCGCCTGCTCTTCGCGCATGATGGCAATCGTGTCTTCACTGGCCGAGCGGGTGTGGATAATCAAGGGCAGGCCCGATTCACGGCTGGCACGGATATGGGTACGGAAACGCGCACGCTGCCAATCCAGAGGCTCTTGCAAGCGGTAATAGTCCAGACCGGTCTCCCCAATCGCCACAACTTTAGGGTCTTGAGCATGCTTGAGCAGTTCCTCGACCGTCGGCTCGGTGACTTTCTCGTAATCCGGATGCACACCCACCGAGGCAAACAGATGGCCGTGAGGACGCACCAGGTTCATCAAACCGGGCCAGTCGTCCATATCCACGCTGACCACCAGCGCACAGCCCACCTGGTTCTGGCGCATCCTGTCCAGGATGTCGTCCAGATTTTCAGCAAGCTCGGGGAAATTAAGATGGCAATGCGAATCAACAAACATGATTAGAGGGTACTTTTTTAAACACGACGACATGCCTGGTGCAAACGGTCCAGGGCATGATGAATAAACAATTTAGCATTGAGCGGATGATTGCCCAGCCTCTTTTGCTGGACCAGCCACTTCAGGGCTTCCGTCACCGCTGTGGTGTTGGATTGGGCTGCCAAGGCATCAATGCGTTTTTGCAGGGAAGGATAGTAACGCGCTGGTTGGGCAAAGCCACCCAGCTGAATATCGACAAACAAACGCTGCCAATGGTCGATCCACTCTTGGGCAGGCAGTTTTTCCAGCGTATCGGCCAAGGACAGGTCCGCCTCTCGACCCGCTTTCAGCACCCCATCCATCCAGGCACTGAGCCAATCGGGACACGGAGCATTCATGTCCTGGCTGGCACTCAACGCTTTTAGCGGTGCCCCGCCCCAGGCAGCCAACCAGTCCGAGGCCTGATCCACCCCTTGTTGCTCCAGCCATTGCACCGATTGCTGGGCATCGGGTGCGGGTAAAGGCAAACGGCGGCAACGCGACACCAGTGTGGGCAGCAGCCGATCTGGTGCATCGGCAACCAGCAAAAAGACAGTACGATCTGCGGGCTCTTCCAGCACCTTCAGCAAGGCATTGGCGGATACCAGATTCAGGGCTTGAGCCGGATACAGCACCGCGACGCGCCAGCCCCCTCTATGGGTGGCAGTATTGAACCAATGCTGCAACTGACGCAATTGCTCCACCCGGATTTCACGGGAAGGATTTTTACGGGCGGCTGAATCCTTGGCCAGATCGCCTTCCTGGGTATCTGGCCCCTGCTCTTCAAGAGCAAGCGCATCCGGGCGCAGCAGACGCAAATCGGGGTGATTCCCCCCCCGCACCCACTGACAGGCCTGACATTGGCCACAAGCCAGACCCTGCACCGGCTGATCGCACAATAAACTGGCCGCGGCCGCTCGGGCGAATTGCGTCTTGCCGATGCCCGGCAGACCGTGGATCAGCCAGGCATGGGCAAAACGCTCCCGATTGCCCAACCAGCTTTGGGCGGTCTCGATCTGCCAGGGTAGAAAAGTCAAACTATCGGACACCGTATTGCCTCAAGGTTGCACATCAAAAGGCCTGATTCACGCAGGAACGACAAGGCCATCGTCCCCGCTTGAACAGCTCAGCGCACATTGTAATATGAACCGGTAAAATGCCTGCTCCACTACCAAGGATGATGAAGTGAGCTTATTGATCGGGCTGGCCGCCAAAGCGCGTTCAGGCAAAGACACCGTCGCCAGTTTGCTATTGGCACACAACCCCTTATTGGCCGCCTATGCCCTGGCCGACCCCGTAAAAATGGGTTGCGAAGTGCTGTTTGGCTTGAGCCCGGCCCAGGCCTGGACAGACGACAGCCTGAAAGAAGTGCCAATTGCCCTGTGGCAGCGCTCCCCCCGTCAGTGTTTCCAGCTACTGGGAACGGATTGGATGCGCCAGCGCGATCCCGATCACTGGCTACGCCGCGCCCAGCATGTACTGGAATTCGGGCCAGGCGCCCCCCTGGCCAAAAACAGTCAGGACTACTCGGTCTGGGCGCTGGCCCTGGCGGCAATTTACGGCATGTCGCCTGAACACCTGGATGACGAACAGGCTGATCAAGTGGATGCCTTCTGGGGCTTGAGCCCGCGTCAGGCGGCCGAGCACCTGCGCAATCAGGTTCTGGCTGAATACCCAGATTACGAGCAACGTCGCCAAAGCCTGCCCCTGTTCCCGCCCAGCCACCAGCTTCCTGATATGAGCCAGGCCCGCTGCCTGCTGATTAAAGACATTCGCTACGAAAACGAGGCCAATTTTATCCGTGCGCACGGCGGGGAAATCTGGCATATCGAACGTCCCGGCAATCCAGTGATCAGCCAGCACTCTTCCGAGTGGGGTGTGGAACGCGCCCCCCAGGACTATCTGATTCGCAATGACGCGGGCCTGGAAGAACTGGCCAGCAAGGTCCGTGATGTGTGGACGGGGTTTACACAACGGCACGGTCTGACGCTCTGATCCCCTGTCACCTGGCTAGGGTTTTAACCCTCTGGACACTACCCGACATTCCCCAAGAAGCATTCAGGCCCCGAAAGGGGCCTGTGTTGTGTTTAACGCTTCAGAATATATTTGGCGACGGCCCGATTATGTGCGGCCAGATTCGTCGAGAACTCGCTGGTCCCATCTCCACGCGACACAAAATAATAGAAATTGTGCTTTTCCGGATGCAGGGTCGCCATCAAGGAGGCCTTGCCGGGACTGGCAATCGGCGTGGGAGGCAGGCCATTGCGCGTATAGGTGTTCCAGGGCGTATCCGTCGTCAGATCCCGCTTGCGAATACGGCCGTCATAGGCCGAACCCATGCCATAAATAACAGTCGGGTCTGTCTGCAATGGCATGCCTACGCGCAAACGGTTCATGAACACCCCGGCCACGCGTGCCCGGTCCTGGCTGTGGCCCGTCTCGCGCTCCACGATGGATGCCATGATCAAGGCTTCATATGGGGTCTTCAAGGGCAAATCCGCGTCCCGGTCCGCCCAAAGCTGCTCCAGCAGCTCCTGTTGGGCCTGAAAACCGCGACGCAGGATGTCCACGTCCGCCGTACCTGGCACAAACACATAGGTATCGGGATAGAACAGGCCTTCAGGATGGACCGCTTCCACGCCAAAACGCTTCAGCAAATCAGCATCACTGACATCCGCCAAGGTCTGCCGGACCTGCGGATTGCTCGCAAGCGTTTCACGTATCCGTTGATAGGTCCACCCTTCGGGAATCGTCAGGCGGGTTTGCAGCATATTGCCGCTGGACATGCGCTCCATCACCATCCAGGGCGTATCACCACGCACAGCTTCGTAGGCACCCGCTTGCAAGGAGGTATCCAGACCGGAGAGTCGCGCCATCCAGACAAACGCATCTTCCTGAATATCTATCCCGGCCTGCTGCATGCTGCGTGCAATCGCGCGGGGGCCGGAGCCTGCAGGCACCACATAGTCGATGCGTTCGGCACTCATCGTCACGGGCTGTTTCTTGGCCCAATACCAGGCACCACCCGCTATCACACAGGCGGCGACCACCAAAAGGCCCAACAGGGCAGAGAAGATCTTGACAGTTTTTTTCATGCGAGCGCTATTGTAAACAGAATGAGGCGGCATATTCTTGAATATGTGTCACAGCCAAACACAGAAACCCGGGCCCGCCCCCATCAGTGGAACCGTCTACCCAACCCATGCCCTGATCCCAGCGGGGATATGCCCCTGAAACCGGCCTCACACACGGTATCATTGATGTTTAAATTTATTTTTTTCGTTCAGCCATGACCGGAATGCCTGCCCCCACCTCTTTTGCCCTGCCTGATTTGTGTGTCCTCCAATTTCAAGGAGCCGATGCCGTGTCCTTTCTCCATGCTCAAGTCAGCAATGATCTGGAGCATCTGGCTGCCGATCGCGCCTGCATCGCGGCCTATTGCACCGCCAAAGGCCGCAGCTTGGCGACCATGGTGTTGTGGCGCGAGCAGGACGAAACGGTCTATGCCCTGGTACGTCGTGATCTAAGCGAAGCCCTGATCAAGCGCTTGCGCATGTTCGTGCTGCGCAGCAAAGTCACAATCAGCCTGGCCGAGCTGCAGGTTTACGGTGTGGCGGATCAATCCAGCGCCCAGGCCGTCTGGAGTTTGCAGCACGATGGTGGCGACACCCTGATCCAGGCCCCTGGCGATCTGGATGGCTTGAATCGCCACTGGCGAATTTCTCCCCAGCCAGACGCGACTGCGCAAGCCTCTGATGGTCGTTGGGAAACAGCGGATATTCTGGCCGGTTTGCCCTGGATCGGCGCCGACACGCAGGATTTGTTCATTCCCCAGACCCTGAACCTGGACCTGATTGACGGCATCAACTTCAAGAAAGGCTGCTATCCGGGCCAGGAAGTGGTAGCGCGTAGCCATTATCGGGGCACGATCAAGCGCCGCATGATGGCCGCCCGTACCGCTGTTCTGGACACGGCACCACAGACGCCGGAAGCTGCCGATGTGTTTCTGGTCTCACAGAATGCGGAACCGCTGGCCGCCGCGCGCATTATCAACCGTGCCTGGCAAGCCGAGCAGCAGCGACTGTATGTCTTGATGGAAGTGGTACTGGCGGACCTGGAACAAGGCCAGTTTCAGCTGGAGCAAGGACAGGCGCTGGAACTGCAGCCCCTGCCCTACGCGCTGCCAGAACTTAGTTCTTCTGACGGTACAAATTAAGAATGCTGGAGAAATCCAGCCCTGCATTCTGACCCTGTGCGGCGTGCAAGGCGAACAGGTTACGGGCCAGTTCGCCTAAAGGCGTCGCACTGTTTTGACTCACTGCCGCATCGGCGGCCAGACCCAGGTCTTTCAGCATCAGGCCTGTCGCAAACCCACCCTGATAGTCACGCGAGGCCGGTACATCCGGCATCACGCCAGGCCAGGGGTTGTACAGTTCGGTCGCCCAGTTACGGCCGGAGCTGCGCGCCATGATGGACGACAGCACGGCAGGGTCCAGACCGTGGGCAACGCCCAAAGCCAAGGCTTCAGCGGTACCCGCCATCAAAATTCCCAAGAGCATATTGTTGCAAATCTTGGCAACCTGACCCGCACCGGCTTTACCGGCGTGGAAAATGTTCTTGCCCATGGCATCCAGATAAGGACGCGCCTTTTCCAGCGCCGGATCCTCGCCCCCAACCATAAAGGTCAAGGTACCGGCAATGGCGCCACCCGTACCACCGGAGACAGGTGCATCCAGCATCAACAAACCCAGCTTGGCTGCCTTGGCGGCCAGATCCTGGCTGGTTTGCGCATCAATCGTGCTGCAATCGACCAGCACTGTGCCGGGGGCCACAGCCTGCAGCAAGCCGTTCTCGCCCTCATAAACCTGACGAACGTGGCGGCCAGCGGGCAGCATGGTAAAGACCATCTGGGCATCTTTGGCGATGTCCACGGCCGATTCGCCCACCTGTGCCCCCGCCTCCTGCAGTTCCTTCATGGCTTCCGCATTCAGGTCAAAGACTTTCAAACTATGACCGGCTTTGAGCAGATTCAGCGCCATGGGTTTGCCCATATGGCCCAGCCCGATAAATGCAATCGTGTTACTCATTTTGTCTCCTCGTCATTATGAAAACGGCGCCGTCAGGCGCCGCAGCGGTCTGCCTGGATCACAGGTCAGCCAAGGGATGAGTCGTTTCTGCGGGCCAGGCAGGAACAAAAAAGCGTTCCACCCAGCGGGCATCAGCCTGTTCCAGCGACGCCGGATTCCAGCGTGGCTGTTTATCCTTATCAATCAGCAGTGCGCGTATGCCTTCCTGGAAGTCGCCCTGTACGCCACATTGCAGCGACACAATGTATTCCAGACGGAAAACATCGGCCAAAGACAGGTGGTGGACCCGCTCCAGCAGCTCAAAGGACAAGCGAGCCGAACCAGGAGCGCCTTTAGCGAAGGTTTGCGCGGCGCGGGACAGCCAGGGGTCGGCACTATCCTGCCACTGCTGCAGAGCCTGTGTAATGCGTTCAAATTCGCGGCTGGCGCAGACATCACGCAGCATGGCGTAATTTTGCTCCAGCGGGCCGCTATCGGGGCGAGCGCCCTCTGCCAGACTGCGCAGGACCTGATGCAGGCTGCCGTCACAAGCGGCGCGTTCATCAGACCAGCTCGTGGCTTGCAGGGCCTTGAGCAAGGCGTCGAAATGCACCCGTGGCAAGTAAGCGTCCGCCAGGCCCAGGAACAGGCAGTCCGAGGCGTTGATTTGCGCGCCGCTCAGCGCCAGGAAGTGGCCGATGCCCGCAGGCAGGTGCGATAGCATCCAGGTGCCGCCCACGTCGGGGAACAAGCCAATGGAGATCTCGGGCATGGCAAAACGCGTGGTATCTGTCACCACACGATGGCTGGCACCGTTGAACAAGCCCACGCCCCCGCCCATCACAATCCCGTCACCCCAGCACAAAATCGGCTTGGGGAAGGTATGAATCAGATAGTCCAGGCGGTATTCCACATCGAAAAATTCGCGGGCGTACTCGTTATTCCAGGCCGAACCACCCTGGTTCTTTTGCATGGAAGCGTACAGCGAATGCAGATCGCCGCCAGCACACAGCGCCTTTTCTCCGGCACCGTGCAACACGATCATGGCAATACTGGAGTCCTTCGCCCATTCCTGAAACTGCTTGAACAGCAACTGGCACATTTCCAGATTAAGTCCATTCAGGGCCTGCGGGCGGTTCAGAGTCGCAACACCAATCGCTTTCCCGTTCTGGCCGGGCAAGCGATCAAACAAAACAGAATCCGTCATCGAATATCAGCTCCAAGATCAATGATTTGTCGTGCAATGATGACACGCATGATCTCGTTTGTGCCTTCCAGAATCTGGTGCACCCGAGTATCGCGCACCAGTCGCTCCACAGGATAATCCTTCAGATAACCATAACCGCCAAAGAGCTGTTGCGCATCCACGCAGGCCTGAAAACCCAGATCCGTGGCCATGCGTTTGGCCATGGCGCAGTAAGTGCTGGCCTGGCTGCTGCCGGCGTCCAGGTGCGAGGCGGCCAGACGCACCATTTGGCGGGCGGCGACCACGCTGGTCAGGATATCGGCCAATTTGAACTGCAGGGCCTGGAACTGGTCCAGATGCTTGCCGAACTGGCGGCGCTCCTGCATGTATTGGCGGGCGGCATCATACGCGCCCTGGGCGGCTCCTACCGAGCAGCAGGCAATATTGATACGCCCACCATCCAGACCCTTCATGGCCAGCTTGAAGCCTTCGCCTTCCTGGCCCAGCATGGCCGAAGCAGGAACGCGCACGCGCTCAAAAGTAATGCCCCGTGTGGACTGGCTGTTCCAGCCCATCTTCAATTCTTTGCGGCCATAGGTGATACCGGCGGCATCGGCAGGTACGGCAAAGGCGGAAATCCCCTTGGGACCATCACCACCGGTACGAGCCATGACCACCAGCAAGTCCGTGTCCCCAGCACCGGAGATAAAGGCTTTGCTGCCGCTGATCAGATAGTCATCACCATCTCGCTCGGCGCGGGTACGCAAGGAGGCGGCATCCGAGCCTGCGCCCGGTTCGGTCAGACAGTAAGAGCCCAGTTTCTGGCCACTGCTCAGCAGCTCGCCCCATTGGGTTTTGACTTCGTCCGTCCCCCAGGTGCCGACCATCCAGGTCACCATATTGTGAATAGTCAGAAATGCGGTGGTTGAGGGGTCCACTGCCGCCATTTCTTCAAACACCAGGCTGGACTCCAGACGTCCCAGGCCCAGACCACCAATGGATTCCGGGGCATACAAGCCGCAAAAACCCAATTCGCCCGCTTTGCGGAACGCCTCGATCGGGAAAACCTGTTCCTCATCCCAACGCGCCGCATGCGGTGCCAGTTCCCCTTGTGCAAACTCGCGAGCCGCTTGCGCAAAAGCGTTCTGATCGTCTGTCAGTATCATGTCTGTCTCCTTATTTTTTACCCACCATAATGCGTGCCGCCCCCTTTAGTTGTCGTGCTGATGACAATCAGCCGTTTCATAGGGGGCAGTGCAAAGCAGGAGGCGACAGTCTAGCTGAAAGTAGCGGCCTGATACGATCAGGCGCAGAAGAACTAGGCGCGGGCAGGTTTACGGCGTGGTCTGGCGGCAGCGCGAGCGGCCAGCTTGTGTGCGTAACGACGACGGCGAGAATCCATGGGGTCAAAAACCAGTTCACGGTAGACTTCCACCCGGTCCTGATCCTGCAAGAGCTGGTCCAGCTGGCAGCGTTGGCCGTAGACGCCGACGTGCAGTGCGTCCAGGCCCTGTTCATCATCCAGCGGCGGCAGGCCGCACTCACGCAGCCCTTCGGCAATTCCTGCCTTTAACAGAGCATCACGGACACAGCTGCCCGCTGGCAAACGCAGGGCAGCTTTCCAGACCTGGGCCTGGGTCGCCACAATCACGCTGACGGATAAATCAGTCACCGTAGACCTCTTGGGCACGGCGGGTGAAGGAGTCGATAAAGCTGTTGGCAACGCGGTTGAAAATGGGGCCGACCACCATTTCCAGCGCCCGACTGGAGAACTCGTACTCCATGGTGAACACGATCTTGCAACCGTCTTCACCCAAAGGAGTAAACTGCCAGTCCCCCGTCAAGGCCGAAAACGGCCCTTTGACCAGGCGCAAGACAATACGATTGGGATAATCGTGTTCGTTGCGTGTGGTGAAGGTTTGGCGAATACCCGCGATGCTGATGGTAACCGAGGCTTCCATCCCCTTTTCGTCGCGCTGATTGACGGTCGCCCCCCCACACCAGGGCATGAATTCAGGGTATTTTTCCACCTCTGCAACCAGGTCAAACATCTGTTCGCAGCTATAAGGAAGGAGGACGGAGCGTTTTACTGTATGCATCAGGTCTGGTTAATAGATAGAATGTTCTGATTTTACAATCTATGGTTGGCAATTAATTCATGAGTATTGTTGATAATCGCAAGGCTACCCACGAATATTTTATCGAAGAGCGCTTTGAGGCCGGTCTGGTCCTGGAGGGCTGGGAGGTCAAGGCGATCCGAGCTGGGCATGTTCAGCTCAAAGAAAGCTTTGTCATCGTACGCGAAGGCGAGCTGTTTATTATCGGGATGCACGTCAGCGCTTTGCCGACCGCGTCCACCCATATCCGGCCCGATGCCACTCGCACACGTAAACTGCTGCTCAAAGCCGAAGAAATCAGCAAGCTGATCGGCAAGGTTGAACAACGTGGTTACGCCCTGGTTCCCCTGAACCTCCACTACAAGAAAGGTCGTATCAAGCTGGACTTCGGTCTGGGCCGCGGTAAAAAACTGCACGATAAACGTGATGTTTCCCGCGACAAGGACTGGAAGCGTGAACAAGAACGCTTGATGAAACACGACACCCGCCGCAAGACGAATGAATAAAACGGGCTAAAAAGCCCGTTTTGTTCCAAATCTCAATGTAATTTAACACGAGGGGCGGCCCGTTTGCTGAGCAAGCGGCCCAAAGCCAAGGTTGCCGTTCGCGCAACCCCCAAAATCGCCATGTGGTGCATCAGGTGCAGGCTCATGTACATGATGCGAGCCAGCAAACCTTCCACAAACCAGCTCTTGCCGGACAAGACCCCCATCAGGCTCCCTACCCCGCGGCTGTGACCGACGGAGACCAGCGAGCCGTAGTCCTTGTAGACAAAGGGCGCTTCATCTACCGGCTTGCCCTGAATGCGAGCGGCCAGACGCTTGCGCAGGTAACTGGCTTGCTGGTGCGCGACCTGGGCGCGAGCCGGCAGGAACTGGCCTTCCTTGTCCCAAGGCACTTGTGCGCAATCGCCCAGGGCCCAGATATACGGATCAGGCGTGGACAAACAGGCATCCAGCACCAGCTGATTGATGCGGTTGACGGGCAAACCCAGCTGACCCAAAAAGGCAGGGGCTTCAATCCCGGCCGCCCAGACGCACAAATCGTTGGGATACTGACCGCCGTTCACATCCTCGATATGATCCGCCGCCAGGCGACTGACCCGCACCGAGGTCCGTACCGCCACGCCACGCTGTTCCAGCAGGCTTTGGGCCGTAGCGGACAGCTTGGGTGGCAAGGCGGACAGAATGCGATCTGCGCCTTCCAGCAAGGTAATACGTACTTCACGGTCCGAACTGCTACCCGGAATGCTGTAAATGCTTAAATCGGCGCGGGCTTCCAGCAACTCGGCGGCCAATTCCACCCCGGTTGCCCCGCCCCCGACAATATTGATGTACAGCGGCGCACCTGGCTCGCGCTGAGCACGGCGTGTCACACTGATCAACTCATTGAGCAGCTTCAAACGGAAACGCTCGGCCTGATGGGTCGAATCCAAGGCCAGCGCGTGCTCATGCGTGCCCGGCGTATTGAAGAAATTGGATTTGCTGCCTACAGCCATCACCAACGTGCCATAGGACAGGCT
This genomic window from Alcaligenes faecalis contains:
- the mmsB gene encoding 3-hydroxyisobutyrate dehydrogenase, yielding MSNTIAFIGLGHMGKPMALNLLKAGHSLKVFDLNAEAMKELQEAGAQVGESAVDIAKDAQMVFTMLPAGRHVRQVYEGENGLLQAVAPGTVLVDCSTIDAQTSQDLAAKAAKLGLLMLDAPVSGGTGGAIAGTLTFMVGGEDPALEKARPYLDAMGKNIFHAGKAGAGQVAKICNNMLLGILMAGTAEALALGVAHGLDPAVLSSIMARSSGRNWATELYNPWPGVMPDVPASRDYQGGFATGLMLKDLGLAADAAVSQNSATPLGELARNLFALHAAQGQNAGLDFSSILNLYRQKN
- a CDS encoding ankyrin repeat domain-containing protein encodes the protein MMLPLALLLSAPVSAQEQELESRNWYLALENDRSNIIEQEFIKGANPNAVDSKGNPSLMLAIRNKSWKVVDTLLANRQTNVNIENETRETPMMYLALMGETARLRDLQARGGQVNRVGWSPLHYAASKGHEETVRYLLSQKAIVNAPAPDGTSPLMMAALSGKRAVVDVLLAAGADPSMQNAQGLSPADWARSANHEQLASYLDQAVARKAASAPAAAGTYSGGAVQTYGVPERVEQPDLNRVQTVTVEPEPAPAADSSSSKPASSGSTSRYFDLDRFDKPVQP
- a CDS encoding acyl-CoA dehydrogenase family protein → MILTDDQNAFAQAAREFAQGELAPHAARWDEEQVFPIEAFRKAGELGFCGLYAPESIGGLGLGRLESSLVFEEMAAVDPSTTAFLTIHNMVTWMVGTWGTDEVKTQWGELLSSGQKLGSYCLTEPGAGSDAASLRTRAERDGDDYLISGSKAFISGAGDTDLLVVMARTGGDGPKGISAFAVPADAAGITYGRKELKMGWNSQSTRGITFERVRVPASAMLGQEGEGFKLAMKGLDGGRINIACCSVGAAQGAYDAARQYMQERRQFGKHLDQFQALQFKLADILTSVVAARQMVRLAASHLDAGSSQASTYCAMAKRMATDLGFQACVDAQQLFGGYGYLKDYPVERLVRDTRVHQILEGTNEIMRVIIARQIIDLGADIR
- a CDS encoding TatD family hydrolase yields the protein MFVDSHCHLNFPELAENLDDILDRMRQNQVGCALVVSVDMDDWPGLMNLVRPHGHLFASVGVHPDYEKVTEPTVEELLKHAQDPKVVAIGETGLDYYRLQEPLDWQRARFRTHIRASRESGLPLIIHTRSASEDTIAIMREEQAQIAGGVMHCFTETWEVAQAALDLNFYISFSGIVTFKNAIQLQEVAQRVPLDRLLIETDSPFLAPVPYRGKTNNPSLVIHVAEKIAELRGISVKEVEEASTENFFRLFSKVQL
- a CDS encoding RnfH family protein; translated protein: MTDLSVSVIVATQAQVWKAALRLPAGSCVRDALLKAGIAEGLRECGLPPLDDEQGLDALHVGVYGQRCQLDQLLQDQDRVEVYRELVFDPMDSRRRRYAHKLAARAAARPRRKPARA
- the holB gene encoding DNA polymerase III subunit delta', with the protein product MSDSLTFLPWQIETAQSWLGNRERFAHAWLIHGLPGIGKTQFARAAAASLLCDQPVQGLACGQCQACQWVRGGNHPDLRLLRPDALALEEQGPDTQEGDLAKDSAARKNPSREIRVEQLRQLQHWFNTATHRGGWRVAVLYPAQALNLVSANALLKVLEEPADRTVFLLVADAPDRLLPTLVSRCRRLPLPAPDAQQSVQWLEQQGVDQASDWLAAWGGAPLKALSASQDMNAPCPDWLSAWMDGVLKAGREADLSLADTLEKLPAQEWIDHWQRLFVDIQLGGFAQPARYYPSLQKRIDALAAQSNTTAVTEALKWLVQQKRLGNHPLNAKLFIHHALDRLHQACRRV
- a CDS encoding YgfZ/GcvT domain-containing protein, with product MSFLHAQVSNDLEHLAADRACIAAYCTAKGRSLATMVLWREQDETVYALVRRDLSEALIKRLRMFVLRSKVTISLAELQVYGVADQSSAQAVWSLQHDGGDTLIQAPGDLDGLNRHWRISPQPDATAQASDGRWETADILAGLPWIGADTQDLFIPQTLNLDLIDGINFKKGCYPGQEVVARSHYRGTIKRRMMAARTAVLDTAPQTPEAADVFLVSQNAEPLAAARIINRAWQAEQQRLYVLMEVVLADLEQGQFQLEQGQALELQPLPYALPELSSSDGTN
- a CDS encoding type II toxin-antitoxin system RatA family toxin, with product MHTVKRSVLLPYSCEQMFDLVAEVEKYPEFMPWCGGATVNQRDEKGMEASVTISIAGIRQTFTTRNEHDYPNRIVLRLVKGPFSALTGDWQFTPLGEDGCKIVFTMEYEFSSRALEMVVGPIFNRVANSFIDSFTRRAQEVYGD
- the smpB gene encoding SsrA-binding protein SmpB, encoding MSIVDNRKATHEYFIEERFEAGLVLEGWEVKAIRAGHVQLKESFVIVREGELFIIGMHVSALPTASTHIRPDATRTRKLLLKAEEISKLIGKVEQRGYALVPLNLHYKKGRIKLDFGLGRGKKLHDKRDVSRDKDWKREQERLMKHDTRRKTNE
- a CDS encoding deoxynucleotide monophosphate kinase yields the protein MSLLIGLAAKARSGKDTVASLLLAHNPLLAAYALADPVKMGCEVLFGLSPAQAWTDDSLKEVPIALWQRSPRQCFQLLGTDWMRQRDPDHWLRRAQHVLEFGPGAPLAKNSQDYSVWALALAAIYGMSPEHLDDEQADQVDAFWGLSPRQAAEHLRNQVLAEYPDYEQRRQSLPLFPPSHQLPDMSQARCLLIKDIRYENEANFIRAHGGEIWHIERPGNPVISQHSSEWGVERAPQDYLIRNDAGLEELASKVRDVWTGFTQRHGLTL
- a CDS encoding enoyl-CoA hydratase/isomerase family protein translates to MTDSVLFDRLPGQNGKAIGVATLNRPQALNGLNLEMCQLLFKQFQEWAKDSSIAMIVLHGAGEKALCAGGDLHSLYASMQKNQGGSAWNNEYAREFFDVEYRLDYLIHTFPKPILCWGDGIVMGGGVGLFNGASHRVVTDTTRFAMPEISIGLFPDVGGTWMLSHLPAGIGHFLALSGAQINASDCLFLGLADAYLPRVHFDALLKALQATSWSDERAACDGSLHQVLRSLAEGARPDSGPLEQNYAMLRDVCASREFERITQALQQWQDSADPWLSRAAQTFAKGAPGSARLSFELLERVHHLSLADVFRLEYIVSLQCGVQGDFQEGIRALLIDKDKQPRWNPASLEQADARWVERFFVPAWPAETTHPLADL
- the mltG gene encoding endolytic transglycosylase MltG, whose translation is MKKTVKIFSALLGLLVVAACVIAGGAWYWAKKQPVTMSAERIDYVVPAGSGPRAIARSMQQAGIDIQEDAFVWMARLSGLDTSLQAGAYEAVRGDTPWMVMERMSSGNMLQTRLTIPEGWTYQRIRETLASNPQVRQTLADVSDADLLKRFGVEAVHPEGLFYPDTYVFVPGTADVDILRRGFQAQQELLEQLWADRDADLPLKTPYEALIMASIVERETGHSQDRARVAGVFMNRLRVGMPLQTDPTVIYGMGSAYDGRIRKRDLTTDTPWNTYTRNGLPPTPIASPGKASLMATLHPEKHNFYYFVSRGDGTSEFSTNLAAHNRAVAKYILKR